One Phaseolus vulgaris cultivar G19833 chromosome 4, P. vulgaris v2.0, whole genome shotgun sequence DNA window includes the following coding sequences:
- the LOC137837669 gene encoding ubiquitin-conjugating enzyme E2 2 → MSTPARKRLMRDFKRLQQDPPAGISGAPQDNNIMLWNAVIFGPDDTPWDGGTFKLTLQFTEDYPNKPPTVRFVSRMFHPNIYADGSICLDILQNQWSPIYDVAAILTSIQSLLCDPNPNSPANSEAARMFSENKREYNRRVREIVEQSWTAD, encoded by the exons ATGTCGACTCCTGCGAGGAAGAGGCTCATGAGGGATTTCAAGAGGCTGCAGCAAGACCCACCTGCAGGAATCAGTGGTGCTCCTCAGGATAACAACATAATGTTGTGGAATGCTGTCATATTTGG TCCTGATGATACTCCATGGGATGGAG GCACGTTTAAGTTGACTCTCCAGTTTACTGAGGATTATCCTAACAAGCCACCAACTGTAAGATTTGTGTCTCGAATGTTTCATCCAAACA TTTATGCCGATGGAAGTATTTGTTTGGATATATTACAAAATCAATGGAGTCCCATATACGATGTGGCTGCTATACTCACTTCTATCCAG TCATTGCTTTGTGATCCCAACCCAAATTCTCCTGCAAACTCAGAAGCAGCTCGAATGTTTAGTGAGAACAAGCGTGAGTACAATAGAAGAGTGAGAGAAATTGTGGAGCAAAGTTGGACAGCTGACTAA
- the LOC137838828 gene encoding uncharacterized protein: MVHFEETVAIYDDLVAANMNLISQIEEQIKKNNEGASVMILCMISFGLNLLRTVPTRSNCISESQPQKEHRRQELMEYLVHTEESRHIICMGLEAFIKLCERIRGIGLVKDAYRSTVEEQVAKFMHIIGHNVKNRSVPFFFHRSGEIVSRHFHNVFSAILRLEGEFLIQPNGTVVEPHILNNSRFFPYFKDCLGAIDGSHVRVKVAHADAPRFRGRKDWPTQNIFAACDFDMKFTYVLADWEGTASDSRILKDVLVRDDPLVIPEACCIVHNFLRGVDNDESLLEEVDNELLEQDVQPNTTHAHEHDYRLGCDIRDTITNEMWQDYMDRGKNVASNSSGSYREFTKWTAEMNLILLNAMIDEVRKGCRIDGSWTTQGYTNIVMALNEADLSGLKKNNVKNRQKSLKDRWREVHDLFGGLSGFAWNQTTKHFEAEDEVWSELIKAKPSATKWRVNPICHYDLMEELWSNDRATGSRVRTACDINSPPHMSNFSANLGDNNMDYIPEQPNYEEEDDYVPRSPAPHFQSSDTPSDTPSNTPSMPSAGSAGTSLS; the protein is encoded by the exons ATGGTACACTTTGAGGAAACAGTTGCAATTTATGACGATCTTGTTGCGGCgaacatgaatttaatttcacaaatcgaagaacaaataaaaaaaaataatgaaggtGCATCAGTCATGATTCTTTGTATGATTTCTTTTGGATTGAATTTGTTACGCACGGTGCCTACTAGAAGCAACTGTATCAGTGAGTCCCAACCTCAAAAAGAGCATCGCAGACAAGAATTGATGGAGTACTTGGTTCACACTGAAGAATCTCGTCACATTATTTGCATGGGACTGGAAGCTTTCATTAAATTATGTGAACGAATACGGGGAATTGGACTTGTTAAAGATGCATATCGATCAACCGTTGAAGAACAAGTAGCGAAATTTATGCACATTATTGGGCATAATGTGAAGAATCGAAGTGTGCCATTCTTTTTCCATCGGTCTGGAGAAATAGTTTCCCGtcactttcataatgttttTAGTGCAATTTTAAGGTTAGAGGGGGAATTCTTAATTCAACCAAATGGAACGGTTGTAGAACCACACATCCTTAACAACAGTCGATTTTTCCCCTACTTTAAG GATTGTTTAGGGGCCATAGATGGGAGTCATGTACGTGTTAAGGTTGCACATGCTGATGCACCTCGTTTTCGAGGGAGAAAAGATTGGCCAACCCAAAACATATTTGCAGCCTGTGACTTTGACATGAAGTTCACATATGTCTTAGCCGATTGGGAAGGAACTGCCTCCGATTCAAGGATATTGAAAGATGTTTTGGTACGAGACGATCCTTTGGTTATTCCAGAAG CTTGTTGTATTGTGCATAACTTTCTACGCGGGGTCGACAATGATGAGTCTCTGCTTGAAGAAGTAGATAATGAATTGTTAGAACAAGATGTCCAACCAAACACCACCCATGCTCATGAACATGATTATAGGCTAGGGTGTGATATTAGGGACACTATAACAAATGAAATGTGGCAAgattat atGGATCGCGGGAAAAATGTtgcttcaaattcatcaggttCTTATCGAGAGTTCACCAAGTGGACGGCGGAGATGAACCTAATTTTGCTGAATGCAATGATTGACGAGGTACGAAAAGGGTGTAGAATTGATGGTAGTTGGACCACTCAAGGATACACTAACATAGTTATGGCTTTAAATGAGGCTGACTTATCGGgtcttaagaaaaataatgtgaagAACCGCCAGAAAAGCCTGAAGGACAGGTGGAGGGAAGTCCATGATTTGTTTGGTGGATTAAGTGGTTTCGCATGGAACCAGACCACCAAACATTTTGAAGCCGAGGACGAAGTTTGGAGTGAGCTGATTAAG GCCAAACCATCTGCGACGAAATGGCGTGTCAATCCCATTTGCCATTATGACCTCATGGAGGAGTTGTGGTCTAATGATAGAGCCACGGGAAGTCGGGTCAGGACAGCCTGTGACATCAATTCACCTCCTCACATGAGCAATTTTAGTGCGAACCTTGGGGACAATAATATGGATTATATCCCCGAGCAACCCAACTATGAGGAGGAAGATGACTACGTCCCACGATCACCTGCTCCTCACTTCCAATCTAGTGACACTCCTTCAGACACGCCGTCAAACACTCCTTCTATGCCGTCAGCTGGCTCTGCGGGCACATCCTTATCTTGA